Proteins encoded within one genomic window of Brassica rapa cultivar Chiifu-401-42 chromosome A09, CAAS_Brap_v3.01, whole genome shotgun sequence:
- the LOC103839260 gene encoding pumilio homolog 14-like, with protein MDSSGINNTNRENSSESHEEGQNPTPAANQLGATQLQPSQPQPNYSRRFLDERLSRFPSGADLQTLESSFGSLSFADSSVPPFLENRWTNGSSSSSSLQYQEINGAPGYNAYAGRWDSIYRNPNTNRGVFRNGYSQDVPSLSRGRQWGSNNGLGYVRNDSSWRSNQGFLNNHDQSLYFGNPRTRSIASLAKDQSSSAELQRKISEGSKETIDVVFEGVIFHVCDLMVDPYGHHVLRKLMERCTSEQISQIVDVITQQQFLFVKICTDPVGALSVKALLRCLQNEEQILHIVRVVSWGALVLTRSSNALVILQCFKQFPPSHTRELLAVIAQNCLQIATDEYGCRMLQQCLQTGCNVVKQRLIQEIIANALRLCANSYGNYVVQYLLELGDTNVTVLLLKQLLGNYAFLARNKFASHVVQKFLKIEYIDPSFIVYDLLKDIDTLLLDPFGNYVIQTAWFVCKEELRMLLMMHINRNKRLMRCNMYGNKILESLNL; from the exons ATGGACTCCTCTGGCATCAACAACACCAACAGGGAAAACAGCAGCGAAAGCCATGAAGAAGGGCAGAATCCAACTCCGGCAGCGAATCAACTAGGTGCCACTCAGTTGCAACCTTCTCAGCCTCAACCCAATTACTCTCGCAGATTTCTAGATGAACGGCTATCTAGATTCCCCAGTGGTGCTGATCTGCAAACCCTAGAATCCTCCTTCGGTTCGCTCTCCTTTGCCGATTCAAGTGTTCCTCCGTTTCTTGAAAACCGTTGGACCAATGGATCGTCTTCGTCGTCGTCACTACAATACCAAGAGATCAATGGCGCCCCTGGCTATAATGCTTATGCAGGGAGATGGGATAGTATTTATAGGAATCCTAACACTAACCGTGGTGTTTTCCGAAACGGATACTCGCAAGACGTTCCTTCTTTGTCAAGAGGTCGTCAGTGGGGTTCCAACAATGGACTAGGTTATGTAAGGAACGATAGTTCTTGGAGGAGCAACCAAGGGTTCTTGAACAACCATGATCAGTCTCTGTATTTCGGGAACCCTAGAACGAGATCGATTGCTTCGCTTGCTAAAGATCAGAGTTCGAGTGCTGAGTTGCAGAGGAAGATCTCCGAGGGTTCCAAGGAGACCATCGATGTGGTTTTCGAGGGTGTTATCTTTCACGTCTGTGACTTGATGGTTGACCCTTACGGCCATCACGTTCTCAGGAAGCTTATGGAGAGGTGCACCTCTGAACAGATCTCTCAGATTGTTGATGTCATCACTCAGCAACAGTTTCTATTTGTTAAAATTTGTACTGATCCTGTCGG AGCCCTTTCGGTGAAGGCGCTGTTGAGGTGTCTTCAAAATGAGGAACAAATTTTGCATATAGTGCGAGTTGTCAGCTGGGGAGCACTTGTATTGACAAGGAGCAGCAATGCACTTGTGATTCTCCAATGCTTCAAGCAGTTTCCTCCCTCGCACACTAGG GAGCTTCTTGCAGTTATCGCTCAGAACTGTTTGCAGATAGCAACTGATGAATATGGCTGCCGCATGCTTCAACAATGTCTTCAAACTGGTTGTAACGTGGTAAAGCAAAGATTGATTCAGGAGATAATCGCGAACGCGTTGAGACTCTGCGCTAACTCCTACGG AAACTACGTGGTGCAGTATCTACTGGAGCTCGGTGATACAAATGTAACAGTTTTGCTCCTAAAACAGCTGCTAGGGAACTACGCGTTCCTCGCCCGTAACAAATTTGCAAGCCATGTTGTGCAAAAGTTCTTGAAAATCGAGTATATCGACCCTAGCTTCATCGTATACGACTTGCTTAAAGATATTGATACACTTCTTCTTGATCCGTTTGGAAACTATGTCATTCAAACGGCATGGTTTGTATGTAAG GAGGAGTTGCGCATGCTCTTGATGATGCATATTAATCGTAATAAACGATTGATGAGGTGCAACATGTATGGGAATAAAATTCTGGAGAGTCTCAATCTCTAG
- the LOC108869822 gene encoding uncharacterized protein LOC108869822 translates to MPFGYTHAHTNAYINKNQEAVLLNLKKKENKKQKKKIEIEVNAKIVIIMEKKINVFVLCMFFLLVGSSLMFRRVDCRALRSKQWRDVNGQDQSTEAAMKVKKSWSSKRPLTRSYGFRLASGPSGKGVGH, encoded by the coding sequence ATGCCCTTTGGttacacacacgcacacacaaatgcatatataaacaaaaaccaAGAAGCCGTTCTTTTAAAtctcaaaaagaaagaaaacaagaaacagaagaaaaagaTAGAGATAGAAGTAAATGCAAAAATAGTTATAATAATGGAGAAGAAGATTAATGTGTTTGTGCTgtgtatgttttttttactGGTGGGCTCGTCTTTGATGTTTAGGAGGGTTGATTGCAGAGCCTTACGATCGAAACAATGGAGAGACGTCAACGGCCAAGATCAATCCACCGAGGCGGCCATGAAGGTGAAGAAAAGCTGGAGCAGTAAGCGTCCTTTGACGAGGAGCTATGGTTTCCGGTTAGCTTCTGGGCCGAGCGGAAAAGGAGTTGGCCACTAA
- the LOC103839259 gene encoding F-box/kelch-repeat protein At5g43190, which produces MFRLRAPGKKPITITTTSTSASNFLYWSPESSPTAVSSPTAMDPVIWSNLPNHILDHILSFLPFKTLVSLRSTSKHLRSLILSPTFLSDHSFPLPSFLLLSHPQAFQSFPLFDPNLISWRTLPLPRSLSLTCASSLLSSSHGLLCFSVSPSSASSLSVFNPLTRSSRSIKFPFYPFPFELLSLVAFPDSYRIFTISSSASRSVCLYDSGDRWWRIFGGVDQVLPRGFNQDGVFYNGSLYFVRSEPFLLVSVNLDDGKWTTAAGDGVFPAEDEITFARLVTDPEKKILYMVGGIGSNGICRSIKIYEFKRETESWIEAETLPDIVCRKFTSVCYHNYEHVYCLWHKEMICVCCYNWPEILFFHVGRRTWHWVPKCPSLPEKWSCGFRWFSLVPSLSASV; this is translated from the coding sequence ATGTTCCGACTCAGAGCTCCCGGCAAGAAACCCATTACCATCACCACCACTTCAACCTCCGCCTCCAATTTCCTTTACTGGTCACCGGAATCTTCCCCCACCGCCGTATCCTCTCCCACCGCTATGGATCCGGTCATTTGGTCCAATCTACCTAACCACATCCTCGACCACATCCTCTCTTTCCTCCCTTTCAAAACCCTCGTCTCTCTCCGTTCAACATCCAAGCATCTCCGGTCTCTGATCCTCTCTCCAACTTTCCTCTCCGACCATTCCTTCCCCCTCCCTTCGTTCCTCCTCCTCTCTCACCCTCAGGCTTTTCAATCCTTCCCGCTCTTCGACCCTAACCTCATCTCCTGGCGCACGTTACCACTCCCCCGCTCCCTCTCGCTAACCTGCGCCTCCTCCCTCCTCTCTTCTTCCCACGGCCTCCTCTGCTTCTCCGTCTCCCCTTCCTCTGCTTCTTCTCTCTCCGTCTTCAACCCCTTGACCAGATCCTCCAGATCTATCAAATTCCCGTTTTACCCTTTCCcctttgagctcctctccctcGTCGCTTTCCCCGACAGCTACCGGATCTTCACCATCTCCTCCTCCGCCTCGAGGTCCGTTTGTCTCTACGATTCCGGCGACCGCTGGTGGAGAATATTCGGCGGCGTTGACCAAGTGTTACCCCGTGGGTTTAATCAAGATGGAGTCTTTTACAATGGGTCACTCTACTTCGTCAGATCCGAGCCTTTTCTCCTCGTGAGCGTCAATCTCGACGACGGAAAATGGACAACCGCCGCCGGAGATGGAGTCTTCCCGGCGGAGGATGAGATCACGTTTGCTAGATTAGTTACTGATCCCGAGAAGAAGATTCTTTACATGGTGGGAGGCATAGGAAGCAACGGGATATGCAGGAGCATCAAGATTTATGAATTTAAAAGAGAGACAGAGAGTTGGATCGAAGCTGAAACGCTCCCGGACATTGTTTGCCGGAAGTTTACTTCGGTTTGTTACCACAACTACGAGCATGTGTACTGTCTTTGGCACAAGGAGATGATCTGCGTCTGTTGCTATAATTGGCCTGAGATTCTCTTCTTTCATGTTGGGAGAAGGACATGGCATTGGGTTCCCAAGTGTCCTTCGTTGCCGGAGAAATGGAGCTGTGGGTTTCGCTGGTTCTCTCTCGTCCCGAGCTTGTCTGCTTCCGTTTAA